In Micromonospora sp. WMMD980, the following are encoded in one genomic region:
- a CDS encoding STAS domain-containing protein: protein MERVPILKIGDILLVSIQVDMSDQTAVQLQEDLAERIVATGCHGVIIDITALDIVDSFVGRMLSTIASISKVLDAETVVVGMRPAVAITLVELGLSLNGIRTALNVERGMELIAATRADDGDMALGDDEDADATATP from the coding sequence ATGGAGCGGGTGCCGATCCTCAAGATCGGCGACATCCTGCTGGTCTCGATCCAGGTCGACATGTCCGACCAGACGGCGGTCCAGCTCCAGGAGGACCTGGCCGAGCGCATCGTCGCCACCGGGTGCCACGGCGTGATCATCGACATCACGGCGCTGGACATCGTCGACTCCTTCGTCGGCCGGATGCTCTCCACCATCGCGTCGATCTCGAAGGTGCTGGACGCCGAGACCGTGGTGGTCGGGATGCGTCCCGCCGTCGCCATCACCCTGGTCGAGCTGGGCCTCTCGCTCAACGGCATCCGCACCGCGCTGAACGTCGAGCGGGGCATGGAGCTGATCGCGGCGACCCGGGCTGACGACGGGGACATGGCCCTCGGCGACGACGAGGACGCCGACGCTACGGCGACGCCATGA
- a CDS encoding STAS domain-containing protein, producing MALSAEQGGRLADLLSRHADRLTNRWIEIVASSLRGRLSRAELARQVQELHRAMVDAGRQGLGDLAGEHGGELRAVLAEVSTTRARQGFSATETAISVFAVKDALLELMEQEQGETTLSDFVAFSALVDQMGLFTFETFVRARESLIADQAEQLLELSTPVVKLWEGVVAVPLVGTLDSARAQVVMERLLQTLVDTGSPYAIIDITGVPAVDTQVAQHILKTVVAARLMGADCIISGIRPQIAQTIVALGIEFGDIATKASLADALRHVLRLTGVETTARRARRES from the coding sequence GTGGCATTGAGCGCGGAACAGGGTGGGCGGCTGGCCGACCTGCTGAGTCGACACGCGGACCGGTTGACCAACCGCTGGATCGAAATCGTCGCCAGTTCGTTGCGCGGCCGGTTGAGCCGGGCCGAACTGGCCCGCCAGGTGCAGGAGCTGCACCGCGCCATGGTCGACGCCGGCCGGCAGGGCCTCGGCGACCTGGCCGGCGAGCACGGCGGTGAGCTGCGGGCGGTGCTCGCCGAGGTCTCCACCACCCGCGCCCGGCAGGGGTTCAGCGCCACCGAGACCGCGATCAGCGTGTTCGCGGTCAAGGACGCCCTGCTGGAGCTGATGGAGCAGGAGCAGGGCGAGACCACCCTGAGCGACTTCGTCGCCTTCTCCGCGCTCGTCGACCAGATGGGGCTCTTCACCTTCGAGACGTTCGTGCGAGCCCGGGAGAGCCTGATCGCCGACCAGGCGGAGCAGTTGCTGGAGCTCTCCACGCCGGTGGTCAAGCTCTGGGAGGGCGTGGTGGCCGTCCCGCTGGTCGGCACGCTCGACTCGGCCCGCGCCCAGGTGGTGATGGAGCGGCTGCTCCAGACGCTCGTCGACACCGGCTCGCCCTACGCGATCATCGACATCACCGGCGTGCCGGCGGTGGACACCCAGGTCGCCCAGCACATCCTCAAGACCGTGGTGGCCGCCCGGCTGATGGGCGCCGACTGCATCATCTCCGGCATCCGGCCGCAGATCGCCCAGACGATCGTCGCCCTCGGCATCGAGTTCGGTGACATCGCCACCAAGGCGAGCCTGGCCGACGCGCTGCGCCACGTGCTCCGCCTGACCGGCGTCGAGACCACCGCCCGCCGCGCTCGTCGGGAGTCGTGA
- a CDS encoding STAS domain-containing protein — protein MSLTVHTEQRGDVVVVSVAGELDMATAPQLQDQITDLLDKGRSRLVFDLAEVSFCDSTGLSVFVRAKNSCDEAGGVVRLAAPQRGVLRILEVSGLVEVLHTYPTVEEAVAGEPTPASS, from the coding sequence ATGTCCCTGACGGTGCACACGGAACAGCGCGGCGACGTGGTCGTGGTGTCGGTCGCGGGCGAGCTGGACATGGCCACCGCACCGCAGCTCCAGGACCAGATCACGGACCTGCTGGACAAGGGGCGCAGCCGCCTCGTGTTCGACCTGGCCGAGGTGTCGTTCTGCGACTCGACCGGGCTGTCGGTGTTCGTCCGCGCCAAGAACAGCTGCGACGAGGCCGGTGGCGTGGTCCGGCTGGCCGCCCCGCAGCGCGGCGTGCTGCGCATCCTCGAGGTCAGTGGCCTGGTCGAGGTGCTGCACACCTACCCGACGGTGGAGGAAGCCGTCGCGGGCGAGCCCACCCCGGCCTCCTCCTGA
- a CDS encoding MFS transporter, whose translation MTPPPPPTATAPTADVTPGPAPAAGPAPATGPAALTPARGGLLVLVGMLLVALNLRASVTSLGALLDEIRVGLGLSGAMAGVVTTLPTVAFAGLGALTPWLVRRWPAPRVLVLAMVALTVGQVLRAVTDSAAVFVLTSALALAGIAVANILLPMLVKQHFPHRTGLVTGAYTMALTVGTTVAAASAVPVAHAFGSWRAGLGVWAGLAALAVIPWVPLALRARAARRAADRAATPAAVVGAPARVRPGRTRLGWAMAVYFGAQSLSGYAIMGWLAQLFRDAGYRPEAAGLLLAGVTALGVPVALMMPTLAGRLATLRPLVLSLTAFSTAAYLGLALAPRGLAPLWVLLLALGQGAFPLILTTIGLRARTAEGTVALSAFAQSTGYVIAALGPLLVGILYSATGGWTAPIGFLLLALAVQTTAGMVIARPRYIEDER comes from the coding sequence ATGACCCCGCCACCCCCGCCCACCGCGACCGCGCCCACCGCCGACGTCACGCCCGGCCCGGCGCCCGCGGCCGGTCCCGCCCCGGCGACCGGACCGGCGGCGCTCACCCCGGCGCGGGGCGGCCTGCTGGTGCTGGTCGGCATGCTGCTGGTCGCGCTGAACCTGCGGGCCTCGGTGACCAGCCTGGGCGCCCTGCTCGACGAGATCCGGGTCGGGCTGGGCCTCTCCGGCGCCATGGCCGGCGTGGTCACCACGCTGCCCACCGTCGCGTTCGCCGGACTGGGCGCGCTCACCCCGTGGCTGGTCCGCCGCTGGCCGGCCCCAAGGGTGCTGGTGCTCGCCATGGTCGCGCTGACCGTCGGGCAGGTGCTGCGCGCGGTCACCGACTCGGCGGCCGTCTTCGTGCTCACCAGCGCGCTCGCGCTGGCCGGCATCGCGGTGGCGAACATCCTGCTGCCGATGCTTGTCAAGCAGCACTTCCCGCACCGCACCGGGCTGGTCACCGGGGCGTACACGATGGCCCTGACGGTGGGCACGACGGTGGCCGCCGCGTCCGCCGTGCCGGTGGCCCACGCCTTCGGCTCCTGGCGGGCCGGGCTCGGCGTGTGGGCCGGGCTGGCCGCGCTGGCCGTGATCCCGTGGGTGCCGCTCGCGCTGCGGGCGCGCGCCGCCCGGCGGGCCGCCGACCGGGCCGCCACCCCGGCGGCGGTGGTCGGCGCCCCGGCCCGGGTGCGGCCGGGCCGGACCCGGCTGGGCTGGGCCATGGCGGTCTACTTCGGGGCGCAGTCGCTCAGCGGTTACGCGATCATGGGGTGGCTGGCGCAACTCTTCCGGGACGCCGGCTACCGGCCCGAGGCGGCCGGCCTGCTGCTCGCCGGCGTGACCGCGCTGGGCGTGCCGGTGGCGCTGATGATGCCGACACTGGCCGGGCGGCTGGCCACGCTGCGTCCGCTGGTGCTGTCGCTGACCGCGTTCTCCACCGCCGCGTACCTCGGTCTGGCGCTCGCGCCGCGCGGCCTGGCGCCGCTGTGGGTGCTGCTGCTCGCGCTCGGCCAGGGGGCGTTCCCGCTCATCCTGACCACGATCGGGCTGCGCGCCCGCACCGCCGAGGGCACCGTGGCGCTCTCCGCGTTCGCGCAGAGCACCGGGTACGTCATCGCCGCGCTCGGCCCGCTGCTGGTCGGCATCCTGTATTCCGCGACCGGCGGCTGGACCGCCCCGATCGGCTTCCTGCTGCTGGCGCTCGCCGTGCAGACGACCGCGGGCATGGTGATCGCTCGTCCCCGCTACATCGAGGACGAGCGCTGA
- a CDS encoding FadR/GntR family transcriptional regulator, protein MTPVVDSVAVPPRGHRVRQTIAQLRARILGGEWPVGGRIPTEPQLVAALGVGRNTVREAVRALVHAGVLECRQGSGTYVVSTDELAPVVARRLTDDRMAEVIEVRRAFEVEAARLAALRRTPADLAALDGALDAREAAWRSGRVDEFVEADAALHTAVVAAAHNAMLAELYASVGAALRSTVAQAMGPALTDERYVDHGRLVEAIRAGDPERAAIEAGAFLEGPSGA, encoded by the coding sequence GTGACACCCGTCGTGGATTCCGTCGCCGTGCCGCCGCGCGGCCACCGGGTCCGCCAGACGATCGCGCAGCTCCGGGCCCGCATCCTGGGCGGCGAGTGGCCGGTCGGCGGGCGCATCCCCACCGAGCCGCAGCTCGTCGCCGCGCTCGGGGTGGGGCGCAACACCGTCCGCGAGGCGGTCCGCGCGCTGGTGCACGCCGGCGTGCTGGAGTGCCGGCAGGGCTCCGGCACCTACGTGGTGTCGACCGACGAGCTGGCGCCGGTGGTGGCCCGCCGGCTCACCGACGACCGGATGGCCGAGGTCATCGAGGTCCGGCGCGCGTTCGAGGTGGAGGCCGCCCGGCTCGCCGCGCTGCGGCGTACCCCTGCCGACCTGGCGGCGCTCGACGGCGCGCTCGACGCCCGGGAGGCCGCGTGGCGCTCCGGCCGGGTCGACGAGTTCGTGGAGGCGGACGCCGCGCTGCACACGGCGGTGGTGGCCGCCGCGCACAACGCCATGCTGGCCGAGCTCTACGCGTCGGTCGGTGCCGCGCTGCGCAGCACCGTCGCCCAGGCCATGGGCCCGGCGCTGACCGACGAACGGTACGTCGACCACGGTCGACTGGTCGAGGCGATCCGGGCCGGCGACCCGGAGCGGGCAGCGATCGAGGCCGGTGCTTTTCTCGAGGGGCCGTCCGGGGCATAG
- the mscL gene encoding large conductance mechanosensitive channel protein MscL has translation MLKGFKDFIMRGNVVDLAVGVVIGAAFTGVVTQLTKSFLEPLVRVIIVLITGNKDGLSGSTPSFRGIEFDWVAFVNAVITFLLTAAALYFLVVYPMNKLAERRKRGEEPPPSAPSEEVKLLTEIRDALVAGGQGTPAQRGALDDVLGRRQEPPAPR, from the coding sequence ATGCTCAAGGGCTTCAAAGACTTCATCATGCGTGGCAACGTCGTCGACCTGGCGGTCGGCGTCGTCATCGGCGCCGCGTTCACCGGCGTGGTCACCCAGCTGACCAAGTCGTTCCTGGAACCGCTGGTGCGGGTGATCATCGTGCTGATCACCGGCAACAAGGACGGGCTCAGCGGCTCGACGCCGAGCTTCCGCGGCATCGAGTTCGACTGGGTGGCCTTCGTCAACGCGGTGATCACGTTCCTGCTCACCGCGGCGGCGCTCTACTTCCTGGTCGTCTACCCCATGAACAAGCTCGCCGAGCGGCGCAAGCGCGGCGAGGAGCCGCCGCCCTCCGCGCCCAGCGAGGAGGTCAAGCTGCTCACCGAGATCCGGGACGCGCTGGTCGCGGGCGGGCAGGGCACGCCGGCCCAGCGCGGCGCGCTGGACGACGTGCTCGGCCGCCGGCAGGAGCCGCCGGCCCCGCGCTGA
- a CDS encoding benzoate/H(+) symporter BenE family transporter: MAGRLQPVLAGVVTALVGFASSFTVVLAGLRAVGADPAQAASGLLVLCLASGACAVWLGLRHRLPLAIAWSTPGAALLVATGPIPGGWPAAVGAFLLTGALIVAAGLIPALGRAVAAIPAPIAAAMLAGVLLPLCTAPVRALVEVPRLAGPVVLVWLLLHRFARRWAVPGALAVAVVAIALTTTGPARLDVAPVIALTTPAWTLPAVVGLALPLFLVTMAAQNVPGTAVLAGFGYRAPLGSALRVTGLATVLGAPAGGHAVNLAAITAALAAGPDAHPDPDRRWIASVTAGIGLALLGLGAGVATALVLLSPPVLVEAVAGLALLAALAGAVSAAVAEPYAREAAVVTLVVTASGVSLLGIGGAFWGLVAGCLMLLLFRRASATPAVAAPVDPNGRPGVDADLAVSHRPS; encoded by the coding sequence ATGGCCGGTCGGCTCCAACCCGTGCTGGCCGGCGTGGTGACCGCCCTGGTCGGCTTCGCCAGCTCGTTCACCGTCGTCCTGGCCGGGCTGCGCGCGGTCGGCGCCGACCCGGCCCAGGCCGCCTCCGGCCTGCTCGTGCTCTGCCTGGCCAGCGGCGCCTGCGCGGTCTGGCTCGGCCTGCGACACCGGCTGCCGCTCGCCATCGCCTGGTCCACCCCGGGCGCGGCGCTGCTGGTCGCGACCGGGCCGATTCCCGGCGGATGGCCCGCCGCGGTGGGCGCCTTCCTGCTCACCGGCGCGCTGATCGTCGCGGCCGGGCTGATCCCCGCGCTCGGCCGGGCGGTCGCCGCGATCCCCGCCCCGATCGCCGCCGCCATGCTCGCCGGGGTGCTGCTGCCGCTCTGCACCGCACCGGTTCGCGCCCTGGTGGAGGTGCCCCGGCTGGCCGGCCCGGTGGTGCTCGTCTGGCTGCTGCTGCACCGGTTCGCCCGCCGTTGGGCGGTGCCCGGCGCGCTCGCCGTGGCCGTGGTGGCGATCGCGCTCACCACCACCGGCCCGGCCCGGCTGGACGTCGCCCCGGTGATCGCGCTGACCACACCGGCCTGGACGCTGCCCGCGGTCGTCGGCTTGGCGCTGCCGCTGTTCCTGGTCACCATGGCCGCGCAGAACGTGCCCGGCACCGCCGTGCTCGCCGGCTTCGGCTACCGCGCCCCGCTCGGCTCCGCGCTGCGTGTCACCGGGCTCGCCACCGTGCTCGGCGCGCCGGCCGGCGGCCACGCGGTGAACCTCGCCGCCATCACCGCGGCGCTCGCCGCCGGCCCCGACGCCCATCCCGACCCGGACCGGCGCTGGATCGCCTCGGTCACCGCCGGGATCGGGCTGGCCCTGCTCGGCCTCGGCGCCGGCGTGGCGACCGCGCTGGTGCTGCTCTCCCCGCCGGTGCTGGTCGAGGCGGTGGCCGGGCTGGCCCTGCTCGCCGCGCTGGCCGGCGCGGTGTCGGCGGCGGTCGCCGAGCCGTACGCCCGGGAGGCCGCCGTGGTCACGCTGGTGGTCACCGCCTCCGGGGTCAGCCTGCTCGGCATCGGCGGCGCGTTCTGGGGCCTGGTCGCCGGCTGCCTGATGCTCCTGCTCTTCCGCCGCGCCTCCGCGACGCCGGCCGTTGCAGCGCCGGTCGATCCCAACGGTCGGCCCGGGGTGGACGCGGACCTGGCGGTCTCCCACCGACCGTCCTGA
- a CDS encoding XRE family transcriptional regulator, whose translation MDVGSRIRALRMARGLSLSELARLAGVGKATLSGLENGVRNPTLETLYAITAQLGVPLTAVLSAPEETPTVSGVAVGATLLEVFHDRDATYELYRMRVSPGPAQLSPAHQAGVTEHVTVFSGTLRAGPADAPLTAGPGGYLRWTSDVPHSYAAVGDEQVHAGLLLRYPRLSGKDN comes from the coding sequence ATGGACGTCGGCTCGCGGATCCGCGCCCTCCGGATGGCACGGGGGCTCTCGCTCTCCGAGCTGGCCCGGCTGGCCGGCGTCGGGAAGGCCACGCTCTCCGGCCTGGAGAACGGCGTCCGCAACCCCACCCTGGAGACGCTGTACGCGATCACCGCGCAGCTCGGCGTGCCGCTGACCGCCGTGCTGTCGGCACCCGAGGAGACGCCGACCGTGAGCGGGGTCGCGGTCGGCGCCACGCTGCTGGAGGTGTTCCACGACCGGGACGCGACGTACGAGCTGTACCGGATGCGGGTCAGCCCGGGGCCGGCCCAACTCTCCCCCGCCCACCAGGCCGGCGTGACCGAACACGTGACGGTGTTCTCCGGCACGCTCCGGGCCGGGCCGGCGGACGCCCCACTCACCGCCGGCCCGGGAGGCTACCTGCGCTGGACCTCCGACGTGCCGCACAGCTACGCCGCGGTGGGCGACGAGCAGGTCCACGCCGGTCTGCTGCTGCGCTATCCGCGACTGTCCGGTAAGGACAATTGA
- a CDS encoding protein phosphatase 2C domain-containing protein: MTLILRSAILNDVGLVRTNNEDSALAGDRLVAVADGMGGLPAGEVASEIVIRILDELTPPTGADEAADALRAVVSTANQRIRAAITVDPARDGMGTTLTAALLAGDRLVLAQVGDSRCYLLRDHELTQLTRDDTFVQALVDQGALSRDQARHHPQRSLVTRAVQGSDAPPAVGALTVFPGDRLLLCSDGLSDYVEDAAIAAALATYGDRQQCGEQLVKLAHQAGAPDNVTVVISDVTEA; this comes from the coding sequence ATGACGCTCATCCTCCGCTCGGCGATCCTCAACGACGTCGGCCTCGTCCGGACCAACAACGAGGACTCCGCCCTCGCCGGTGACCGCCTGGTGGCGGTGGCCGACGGGATGGGTGGCCTGCCGGCCGGCGAGGTGGCCAGTGAGATCGTCATCCGGATCCTGGACGAGCTGACGCCGCCCACCGGCGCCGACGAGGCGGCCGACGCGCTGCGCGCCGTGGTCAGCACCGCGAACCAGCGCATCCGCGCGGCCATCACCGTGGACCCGGCCCGCGACGGCATGGGCACGACGCTGACCGCCGCCCTGCTGGCCGGCGACCGACTGGTCCTCGCCCAGGTCGGCGACTCACGGTGCTATCTGCTGCGCGACCACGAGCTGACCCAGCTCACCCGCGACGACACGTTCGTGCAGGCGCTCGTCGACCAGGGCGCGCTCTCCCGCGACCAGGCCCGCCACCACCCGCAGCGTTCGCTCGTCACCCGCGCGGTGCAGGGCTCGGACGCGCCCCCGGCGGTCGGCGCGCTCACCGTCTTCCCCGGCGACCGGCTGCTGCTGTGCAGCGACGGCCTCTCCGACTACGTGGAGGACGCCGCGATCGCCGCCGCGCTGGCCACCTACGGCGACCGCCAGCAGTGCGGCGAGCAGTTGGTGAAGCTGGCCCACCAGGCCGGCGCGCCGGACAACGTCACAGTGGTCATCTCCGACGTCACCGAGGCCTGA
- a CDS encoding GNAT family N-acetyltransferase, protein MHIRRLAAEDRLTTSFPLQAYAFEASPMTAARTDEFRAYLPYNAGNTTLVVEEDGVTAAAASAIPMRQNLRGAVLPMAGVAGVATHPLARRRGHVRTLMHRLLDGMRDEGHQLSALHPFRASFYERFGYVGLPRRRTAVFAPADLASLLPAELPDELVWERIGAGYPRWRAYTDRCLRERHGFAVFPDFRAVGLRERDDRWLVSVVRDGRTVGAVTYRIDDHAGTLIADDLLFDDAYARASLLQFFARHVDQVARVSVELPPEELPELWLTDLDVRVEARVARPDPTAPMARLLSLEALADQPVGVGRVLVELVGDRWLAGRHLLDGTTGKLAVLPADSAAQGGVPHARLTAAGLSALAYGVLDPAEVAVRGLGEVSVEAATELRRLFPRELPYLFADF, encoded by the coding sequence ATGCACATTCGCCGCCTGGCTGCCGAGGACCGCCTGACCACCAGCTTCCCGCTCCAGGCGTACGCGTTCGAGGCGTCGCCGATGACAGCCGCCCGGACCGACGAGTTCCGGGCCTACCTGCCCTACAACGCCGGGAACACGACGCTCGTGGTCGAGGAGGACGGCGTCACCGCGGCGGCGGCGTCCGCGATCCCGATGCGGCAGAACCTGCGCGGCGCGGTGCTGCCGATGGCCGGCGTCGCGGGCGTGGCCACCCACCCGCTGGCCCGCCGGCGCGGGCACGTGCGGACGCTGATGCACCGGCTCCTCGACGGGATGCGGGACGAGGGGCACCAGCTCAGCGCGCTGCACCCGTTCCGGGCCTCGTTCTACGAGCGCTTCGGCTACGTCGGGTTGCCCCGGCGGCGTACCGCGGTCTTCGCCCCGGCGGACCTGGCGTCGCTGCTGCCGGCCGAGTTGCCCGACGAACTGGTGTGGGAGCGGATCGGCGCCGGCTACCCGCGGTGGCGCGCCTACACCGACAGGTGCCTGCGCGAGCGGCACGGCTTCGCGGTCTTCCCCGACTTCCGGGCGGTCGGGCTGCGCGAGCGGGACGACCGCTGGCTGGTCAGCGTGGTGCGCGATGGCAGGACGGTGGGCGCGGTCACCTACCGGATCGACGACCACGCCGGCACGCTGATCGCCGACGACCTGCTCTTCGACGACGCGTACGCGCGGGCGTCGCTGCTGCAGTTCTTCGCCCGGCACGTCGACCAGGTGGCCCGGGTCAGCGTCGAGTTGCCGCCCGAGGAACTTCCCGAGCTGTGGCTCACCGACCTGGACGTGCGGGTGGAGGCGCGGGTGGCCCGACCCGACCCGACCGCGCCGATGGCCCGGCTGCTCAGCCTGGAGGCGCTCGCCGACCAGCCGGTCGGGGTCGGCCGGGTGCTCGTCGAACTGGTCGGCGACCGCTGGCTCGCCGGCCGGCACCTGCTCGACGGCACCACCGGCAAGCTGGCGGTGCTGCCGGCCGACAGCGCCGCCCAGGGCGGCGTGCCGCACGCGCGGCTCACCGCGGCCGGGCTCTCCGCCCTCGCGTACGGGGTGCTCGACCCGGCCGAGGTGGCGGTGCGCGGGCTGGGCGAGGTGTCCGTGGAGGCGGCCACCGAACTACGTCGACTCTTCCCCCGTGAGCTGCCCTACCTGTTCGCCGATTTCTGA
- a CDS encoding ZIP family zinc transporter, with the protein MPGWLEAGFWGLLAGSALLIGAAVGFFVRVPRRATASVMAFGAGVLLSAVSFELIDEAHEQGGLVPVAIGAAAGALAYTGANVLLARRGARHRKRSGDEQPSEQEQPGSGNAIAVGALLDGVPESVVIGTSLLAGGPVSFVTVIAVFLSNVPEGLSSAAGMRQAGRTRRYVFGLWIAIALISGAASLAGYTLLGGAPPEVLATITALAGGAILAMITDTMVPEAFEDAHLLVGLITVLGFLVAFALSHT; encoded by the coding sequence GTGCCGGGATGGTTGGAAGCGGGATTCTGGGGTCTGCTCGCCGGTTCCGCCCTGTTGATCGGGGCGGCCGTCGGGTTCTTCGTGCGGGTGCCGCGCCGGGCCACCGCGTCGGTGATGGCGTTCGGGGCCGGCGTGCTGCTCTCCGCCGTCTCGTTCGAGCTGATCGACGAGGCGCACGAGCAGGGTGGCCTGGTGCCGGTGGCGATCGGCGCGGCGGCCGGCGCGCTCGCGTACACCGGGGCGAACGTGCTGCTGGCCCGGCGCGGGGCGCGGCACCGCAAGCGCTCCGGCGACGAGCAGCCCTCCGAGCAGGAGCAACCCGGTTCGGGTAACGCGATCGCGGTCGGCGCGCTGCTCGACGGCGTACCGGAGTCGGTGGTGATCGGCACGAGCCTGCTGGCCGGCGGCCCGGTCAGCTTCGTCACGGTGATCGCGGTCTTCCTCAGCAACGTGCCGGAGGGGCTGTCCAGCGCGGCCGGGATGCGGCAGGCCGGGCGGACCCGCCGTTATGTCTTCGGGCTCTGGATCGCCATCGCGTTGATCTCCGGCGCCGCGTCGCTGGCCGGGTACACGCTGCTCGGCGGCGCCCCGCCCGAGGTGTTGGCCACCATCACCGCGCTCGCCGGCGGCGCGATCCTGGCGATGATCACCGACACCATGGTCCCGGAGGCGTTCGAGGACGCGCACCTGCTGGTCGGCCTGATCACCGTGCTCGGCTTCCTGGTCGCGTTCGCCCTCTCCCACACCTGA
- a CDS encoding NAD-dependent epimerase/dehydratase family protein, with protein MRIVIVGATGNVGTAVLRRLRQESAAELVGVARRLPGPDAGEPYDDVQWHSCDIGAPGAADELVRIFAGARAVVHLGWQIQPSHDRRTLYRTNVGGSRAVAEATVRAGVPALVYASSVGTYAPGPKDHPVSENWPATGVETSSYSRDKAEVEALLDGVEREHPELRIVRLRPGLIFQREAGTEISRYFLGPLVPVRLLRYGRIPLVPTHRRLRMQAVHADDVADAYARAVIGDARGAFNVATDPVLTPELVARHFHGWTVPVAVPVLRGAAAVTWRARLQPVDTGWVDLALNVPLMSTHRAETELGWEPRVDTVTALRELVTGMATRAGTNSPPLSTDPTLPGRPVALTKGALPGRPDPY; from the coding sequence ATGCGCATCGTGATCGTGGGGGCCACCGGGAACGTCGGCACCGCCGTACTCCGCCGTCTGCGGCAGGAGTCGGCGGCCGAACTGGTCGGGGTGGCCCGCCGGCTGCCCGGGCCGGACGCCGGCGAACCGTACGACGACGTCCAGTGGCACTCCTGCGACATCGGCGCGCCCGGCGCCGCCGACGAGCTGGTGCGGATCTTCGCCGGGGCGCGGGCGGTCGTGCACCTGGGCTGGCAGATCCAGCCCAGCCACGACCGGCGCACGCTCTACCGGACCAACGTCGGCGGCAGCCGTGCGGTCGCCGAGGCCACCGTCCGGGCCGGCGTTCCCGCCCTGGTGTACGCCTCCTCGGTCGGCACCTACGCGCCAGGCCCGAAGGACCACCCGGTCAGCGAGAACTGGCCGGCGACCGGGGTGGAGACGTCCTCCTACAGCCGGGACAAGGCGGAGGTGGAGGCGCTGCTGGACGGCGTGGAGCGGGAGCACCCGGAGCTGCGGATCGTGCGGCTGCGGCCGGGGCTGATCTTCCAGCGCGAGGCCGGTACGGAGATCAGCCGCTACTTCCTCGGCCCGCTCGTGCCGGTGCGGCTGCTGCGCTACGGCCGGATCCCGCTGGTGCCCACGCATCGGCGGCTGCGGATGCAGGCGGTGCACGCCGACGACGTGGCCGACGCGTACGCCCGGGCGGTCATCGGCGACGCGCGCGGCGCCTTCAACGTGGCGACCGACCCGGTCCTCACGCCGGAGTTGGTGGCGCGGCACTTCCACGGCTGGACCGTGCCGGTGGCGGTGCCGGTGCTGCGGGGCGCGGCGGCGGTGACCTGGCGCGCGCGCCTGCAACCGGTGGACACCGGCTGGGTCGACCTGGCGTTGAACGTGCCGCTGATGTCCACCCACCGGGCCGAGACCGAACTCGGTTGGGAGCCCCGGGTCGACACGGTGACCGCCCTGCGGGAACTCGTCACCGGCATGGCGACGAGGGCCGGCACGAACTCACCGCCCCTGTCCACCGACCCCACCCTCCCCGGCCGCCCCGTCGCCCTGACAAAGGGCGCCCTCCCCGGCCGCCCCGACCCGTACTGA
- a CDS encoding restriction endonuclease: MARALVPDYSQLLWPTVAAVQALGGSGSIDEIVEAVLERQDFTEEQQQVLHGDGPRTELEYRLAWARTYLKRMNLLVNSRRGVWALTERGRLVQRDDIPRLRAQVVAQLRDEQRAKRNAQQAQEVTGSDEQQIDDEQDWREQLLDVLMSVPPDAFERLAQRLLREAGFISATVTGRTGDGGIDGLGIYRMSLVSFPVFFQSKRYRGSVGSGAVRDFRGAMAGRGDKGLLITTGTFTAEAKAEATRDGAPPVDLIDGRRLCDLLKEYELGVRTATRVVEDVTVEKDFFADL; encoded by the coding sequence ATGGCACGCGCATTGGTACCGGACTACTCCCAACTGCTGTGGCCGACGGTCGCGGCAGTCCAAGCCCTAGGGGGTTCCGGCTCCATCGATGAGATCGTCGAGGCAGTGCTTGAGCGCCAAGACTTCACGGAGGAACAGCAGCAGGTTCTTCACGGGGATGGGCCCCGAACCGAGCTCGAGTATCGGCTAGCTTGGGCTCGTACCTACTTGAAGCGCATGAACCTCTTGGTCAACAGCCGCCGCGGCGTCTGGGCGCTGACTGAGCGGGGCCGTTTGGTTCAGCGCGACGACATACCTCGTCTTCGCGCTCAGGTCGTCGCGCAGCTCCGCGATGAACAGCGAGCCAAGCGCAACGCGCAGCAGGCCCAAGAAGTGACAGGCAGCGACGAGCAGCAGATAGACGACGAGCAGGACTGGCGGGAACAGTTGCTAGACGTTCTGATGTCCGTGCCTCCGGATGCGTTCGAGCGGCTGGCCCAGCGTCTGCTGCGCGAGGCAGGCTTCATCAGTGCGACGGTGACAGGACGAACGGGTGACGGCGGCATCGATGGGCTTGGGATATACCGCATGTCACTCGTGTCGTTTCCGGTCTTCTTTCAGTCCAAGCGGTATCGAGGCAGCGTTGGATCCGGTGCTGTCCGGGATTTTCGTGGTGCTATGGCGGGCCGAGGAGACAAGGGCCTGCTGATCACCACCGGAACCTTCACTGCGGAGGCTAAGGCCGAGGCGACTCGTGACGGCGCCCCGCCGGTAGACCTGATCGACGGACGGCGCCTATGCGATCTGCTGAAGGAGTATGAGCTGGGTGTACGGACGGCCACGCGCGTCGTAGAGGACGTGACCGTCGAGAAGGACTTCTTCGCTGACTTGTGA